The Nitrogeniibacter aestuarii genome has a window encoding:
- a CDS encoding Lon protease family protein — protein MTEPAAQTVTAVDPDNLRLRCDPAALGVTSSGALTPVHLVPGQGRATEALDFGLSMRQPGYNVFVMGEPGTGRHVTVSQMLNRVAATQPVPPDLCYVHNFDDVFSPRLLSVPAGVASRLRSDMAALLRAIGPAVDAALGAENYTGRVEALEAANKTREDAALRDLGHASESEGLSLLRTAEGFVFAPVQQGRPLEPEAYDALDDAEKAQIERKVAEFTAQLQTLLETFPQWRAELQAGIDRSTRDALSPAVDNLLKPLMAAYAGLENVLAFLRAVRDDLVVRGDEWVDGVPGADDGEEDEVALRYHRYQVNVLVDHSGQTGAPVVFEDNPGFGHLIGRIEHVSRLGGSVSNFNLIRAGALHQANGGYLVLDANRLFAQPYAWEGLKRALRSREIRIEPPAESQSWSGAVTLSPEPIPCELKVVLVGDRDSFHMLHEFDGDFPDLFKVVADFDDDMPRSPENEHHYVRLLTALAQAAVLMPLTADALARMVEEGARLAEDAHRLSLQTRVLADLLREADYHARRAGADMIDAEHVTAALAARRRRFDRYPGNVLESMLDGTVLIATEGRRVGQINALVVIELAGERFGQPARITATARVGEGDVVDIERETELGGAIHSKGVFILSAFLASRFSRHQPLSLNASLVFEQSYAPVEGDSASLAELCALMSALADVPISQALGVTGSVNQFGTVQAIGGVNEKIEGFFDLCVARGLTGEQGVVIPKANMRHLMLRPDVVEAAREGRFSVYAAETADEALSILTGMPAGVPDIKGVIPVQTINHRVATALARMSATRHGEGSERSRRHHHLARIRS, from the coding sequence GTGACTGAACCTGCAGCCCAGACGGTAACCGCTGTCGACCCCGATAACCTGCGCCTGCGTTGCGATCCGGCAGCGCTCGGGGTGACGTCTTCCGGCGCGCTGACGCCCGTCCATCTGGTCCCGGGGCAGGGGCGCGCGACAGAAGCGCTGGATTTCGGTCTTTCTATGCGCCAGCCCGGCTACAACGTGTTCGTGATGGGAGAGCCGGGCACCGGGCGTCATGTGACCGTCTCCCAGATGCTGAACCGGGTCGCTGCGACCCAGCCGGTACCCCCCGATCTGTGCTACGTGCACAACTTTGATGATGTGTTCTCGCCCAGGTTGCTGAGCGTGCCGGCGGGTGTGGCGTCCCGCTTGCGTAGTGATATGGCCGCCTTGCTGCGGGCCATCGGCCCGGCCGTGGATGCCGCGCTGGGCGCGGAGAACTACACGGGCCGTGTCGAGGCCCTGGAGGCGGCGAACAAAACGCGCGAAGACGCTGCCTTGCGCGACCTGGGCCACGCCAGCGAGAGCGAGGGGCTGTCGCTGCTGCGCACCGCGGAGGGGTTCGTTTTTGCGCCGGTTCAGCAGGGGCGTCCGCTGGAGCCGGAAGCCTATGACGCACTGGATGACGCTGAAAAAGCGCAGATCGAACGCAAGGTGGCCGAATTCACCGCCCAGTTGCAGACCTTGCTCGAGACATTTCCGCAATGGCGCGCCGAGTTGCAGGCCGGGATCGACCGATCCACGCGCGACGCCCTGAGTCCGGCGGTGGATAACCTTCTCAAGCCCCTGATGGCGGCCTACGCCGGCTTGGAGAACGTCCTCGCTTTCCTGCGCGCCGTGCGCGATGACCTGGTCGTGCGTGGTGACGAATGGGTCGACGGCGTGCCGGGTGCCGACGATGGCGAAGAGGATGAGGTGGCACTGCGCTATCACCGCTATCAGGTGAACGTGCTGGTCGATCACTCGGGCCAAACCGGGGCACCCGTGGTCTTCGAGGACAATCCGGGATTTGGCCATCTGATCGGTCGTATCGAGCACGTTTCACGCCTCGGCGGGTCGGTCAGCAATTTCAACCTGATCCGAGCCGGGGCACTGCATCAGGCCAATGGGGGATATCTGGTGCTCGATGCCAACCGCCTGTTTGCCCAGCCCTACGCATGGGAAGGGCTCAAGCGCGCCTTGCGCAGTCGCGAAATCCGGATCGAGCCACCGGCCGAATCGCAAAGCTGGAGCGGCGCGGTCACGCTCAGCCCGGAACCGATTCCCTGCGAGCTCAAGGTGGTGCTGGTGGGCGATCGGGACAGCTTTCACATGCTCCATGAGTTCGATGGGGACTTCCCGGATCTGTTCAAGGTCGTCGCCGACTTCGATGACGACATGCCGCGCAGCCCCGAGAACGAGCACCACTACGTCCGCCTGCTCACGGCCCTGGCGCAGGCTGCCGTTCTGATGCCGCTGACGGCCGATGCACTGGCCCGGATGGTGGAAGAGGGCGCACGGCTGGCGGAAGATGCGCACAGGCTGTCGCTTCAGACCCGTGTGCTGGCCGATCTGCTGCGCGAGGCTGACTACCACGCGCGTCGCGCCGGTGCCGACATGATCGATGCTGAGCATGTGACCGCGGCACTGGCGGCACGCCGCCGACGTTTCGACCGCTATCCGGGGAACGTGCTCGAGTCCATGCTGGATGGCACGGTGCTCATTGCCACCGAGGGGCGGCGCGTGGGGCAGATCAATGCCCTGGTCGTCATCGAGCTGGCCGGCGAGCGCTTCGGGCAGCCTGCCCGCATCACCGCAACGGCCCGGGTCGGCGAGGGTGATGTGGTCGATATCGAGCGCGAAACCGAACTGGGCGGGGCAATCCACTCGAAAGGCGTGTTCATTCTGTCGGCGTTTCTGGCCTCCCGGTTCTCACGCCACCAGCCCCTGTCACTGAACGCCAGCCTTGTTTTCGAGCAGTCCTACGCACCGGTCGAGGGCGACTCCGCTTCGCTGGCCGAGCTGTGCGCGCTCATGTCAGCCCTGGCCGATGTGCCCATTTCCCAGGCCTTGGGGGTGACCGGTTCGGTCAATCAGTTCGGCACGGTGCAGGCCATTGGCGGCGTCAATGAAAAGATCGAGGGCTTCTTCGATCTTTGCGTTGCCCGCGGCCTGACTGGCGAGCAAGGCGTGGTGATCCCGAAGGCGAACATGCGCCATCTGATGTTACGCCCCGATGTGGTCGAGGCCGCGCGCGAAGGTCGGTTCTCGGTGTATGCGGCCGAGACGGCTGACGAAGCCCTGAGCATTCTGACCGGCATGCCGGCCGGGGTGCCCGACATCAAGGGGGTCATCCCGGTACAGACGATCAATCACCGTGTGGCGACCGCATTGGCACGCATGTCGGCAACCCGCCATGGGGAAGGCAGCGAACGTAGCCGCCGGCATCACCACCTGGCGCGCATTCGCTCGTGA
- the prfB gene encoding peptide chain release factor 2 (programmed frameshift) has protein sequence MDAERINDIADTLRDLKRRGQELRRYLDYDEKSSKLEEVNVALEDPEVWNDAQRAQDLGKEKKMLEGVVLTLDEVEQQSNDLLELFEMAEAEDDDDTLESIEGDMAKLQELVGELEFRRMFSNPMDENACFIEIQAGAGGTEAQDWAGMLERMYLRYCERKGFTTELLEESEGEVAGIKGATIKVTGEYAYGFLRTETGIHRLVRKSPFDSNARRHTSFCSVVIYPEVDDSIEIDINPSDVRTDTYRASGAGGQHINKTDSAVRLTHEPTGIVVQCQNDRSQHRNRDEAWKMLKARLYELELRKRQTEQQAVEDAKSDIGWGHQIRSYVLDQSRIKDLRTSHEVGNTQSVLDGDLDGFIEASLKQGV, from the exons ATGGACGCAGAACGCATCAACGATATCGCCGACACGCTGCGCGACCTCAAGCGTCGCGGGCAGGAACTACGGAGGTATCTT GACTACGATGAAAAGTCATCGAAGCTCGAAGAAGTCAACGTCGCGCTAGAAGACCCTGAGGTCTGGAACGACGCCCAACGCGCCCAGGATCTGGGCAAGGAAAAGAAAATGCTCGAAGGCGTCGTGCTGACGCTGGATGAAGTCGAGCAACAGTCGAACGATCTGCTCGAACTGTTCGAGATGGCCGAGGCCGAAGACGACGACGACACCCTCGAGTCGATCGAGGGCGACATGGCCAAGTTGCAGGAACTGGTCGGCGAACTCGAATTCCGCCGCATGTTCTCCAACCCCATGGACGAAAACGCCTGCTTCATCGAGATCCAGGCGGGCGCCGGTGGTACCGAGGCGCAGGACTGGGCCGGCATGCTCGAGCGCATGTACCTGCGCTACTGCGAGCGCAAGGGCTTCACGACCGAACTGCTCGAAGAATCCGAGGGCGAAGTGGCCGGCATCAAGGGCGCGACCATCAAGGTGACGGGCGAGTACGCCTACGGCTTCCTGCGCACGGAGACGGGCATTCACCGCCTCGTGCGCAAATCGCCGTTCGACTCAAACGCCCGTCGTCACACCAGCTTCTGCTCTGTGGTGATCTATCCGGAAGTGGATGACTCGATCGAGATCGACATCAACCCGTCCGACGTGCGCACCGACACCTACCGTGCCTCCGGTGCGGGTGGTCAGCACATCAACAAGACCGACTCCGCCGTGCGTCTGACGCACGAGCCGACCGGCATTGTCGTGCAGTGTCAGAACGACCGCTCCCAGCACCGCAACCGCGACGAAGCCTGGAAGATGCTCAAGGCACGCCTGTATGAACTCGAACTGCGCAAGCGCCAGACCGAGCAGCAGGCAGTGGAAGACGCCAAGAGTGACATCGGCTGGGGTCACCAGATCCGCTCCTATGTGCTGGACCAATCCCGCATCAAGGATCTGCGCACCAGTCATGAGGTCGGCAACACCCAGAGCGTGCTCGACGGCGATCTGGACGGCTTCATCGAAGCCAGCCTGAAGCAAGGCGTCTGA
- a CDS encoding lipoprotein-releasing ABC transporter permease subunit encodes MPYETLIGLRYTRSRKRAQGRNRFISFISLVSMLGIALGVAALITVLSVMNGFQEELRTRILGVASHAQITGVSGQLPNWQQAAEVAQRNEHVIATAPFVQAQSMLSFDQNVRGALIRGILPTEEEKVADFARNMKYGSLDDLVPGSFNIILGQELAQALRVGVGDKVTLIAPQGLVTPAAVLPRVKQFTVSGIFEAGMFEFDSGLALIHMRDAQVMFRTGDDVTGVRLKLDDLFNAPRVIRQLAVDYGPDTLLNDWTRTHANFFRAVALEKKMMAIILFLIVAVAAFNIVSTLVMAVQEKYADIAILRTLGASPGSIMSIFILQGAIIGLVGLLAGVIGGIALASNLDVVIPALESVLGTTLWNKEIYYINEMPSKVLSSDVITITTVSFVLTLVATLYPSWRASRVNPAEALRYE; translated from the coding sequence ATGCCATACGAAACACTCATCGGATTGCGATACACGCGGTCCAGAAAACGGGCGCAGGGGCGCAACCGTTTCATTTCCTTCATCTCGCTGGTCTCCATGCTGGGCATCGCACTCGGTGTGGCTGCACTCATTACCGTCTTGTCGGTCATGAACGGCTTTCAGGAGGAGTTGCGCACACGCATTCTAGGTGTGGCCTCGCACGCCCAGATTACCGGCGTCAGCGGTCAGCTTCCCAACTGGCAGCAGGCGGCCGAAGTGGCGCAGCGCAACGAGCACGTGATCGCCACTGCGCCTTTTGTTCAGGCGCAGAGCATGCTCAGTTTCGACCAGAATGTGCGAGGTGCGCTGATTCGCGGCATTCTGCCCACCGAAGAAGAGAAGGTGGCCGATTTTGCGCGGAACATGAAGTACGGTTCGCTCGACGACCTGGTGCCGGGCAGTTTCAACATCATTCTCGGTCAGGAGCTTGCACAGGCACTGAGGGTCGGCGTGGGCGACAAGGTGACCCTGATTGCGCCTCAGGGGCTGGTGACGCCGGCGGCGGTCTTGCCGCGGGTTAAGCAGTTCACCGTCAGCGGTATCTTTGAAGCTGGCATGTTCGAGTTCGACTCGGGCCTGGCGCTCATTCACATGCGCGATGCCCAGGTAATGTTCCGTACTGGAGACGATGTCACCGGCGTGCGTCTCAAGCTCGACGATCTGTTCAACGCACCGCGGGTGATCCGTCAGTTGGCCGTCGATTACGGTCCCGATACGCTGCTCAACGACTGGACTCGAACGCACGCCAACTTCTTCCGTGCCGTGGCGCTGGAAAAGAAGATGATGGCGATCATCCTGTTCCTGATCGTGGCGGTGGCGGCTTTCAACATCGTGTCGACCCTGGTGATGGCGGTGCAGGAAAAGTATGCCGATATCGCCATTCTCCGGACGCTGGGCGCCAGCCCGGGCTCGATCATGTCGATCTTCATCCTTCAGGGCGCCATCATCGGACTCGTGGGCTTGCTTGCCGGCGTGATCGGCGGGATTGCACTGGCATCCAATCTGGACGTGGTCATTCCCGCGCTCGAATCCGTGCTCGGCACCACCTTGTGGAACAAAGAGATCTACTACATCAACGAGATGCCCTCCAAAGTGCTTTCTTCCGATGTCATCACCATCACCACGGTGTCCTTCGTGCTGACGCTTGTGGCCACCCTGTATCCGAGCTGGCGCGCGTCGCGCGTCAATCCGGCGGAGGCACTGCGTTATGAGTGA
- a CDS encoding winged helix-turn-helix domain-containing protein, whose product MTQTLKLSVRVFVDDTIALGPGKLSLLESIADNGSISAAARAMGMSYARAWRLVDDMNRCFKTPLVITASGGKHGGGARVTDEGRQMLSVYREMQARVREAAADGYARIQPLLREHTED is encoded by the coding sequence ATGACCCAGACGCTCAAACTCTCGGTCCGCGTATTCGTCGACGACACGATCGCCCTGGGGCCGGGCAAGCTCTCGCTGCTCGAATCCATTGCAGACAACGGTTCCATTTCCGCTGCCGCCCGTGCCATGGGCATGTCCTATGCACGCGCCTGGCGTCTGGTCGACGACATGAACCGCTGCTTCAAGACCCCGTTGGTGATCACCGCCAGCGGTGGCAAGCACGGGGGCGGTGCACGGGTCACCGACGAGGGCCGGCAGATGCTCTCGGTGTATCGGGAGATGCAGGCCCGGGTCAGGGAAGCTGCTGCGGACGGTTACGCCCGGATTCAACCCCTGTTGCGCGAACACACCGAAGACTGA
- the recJ gene encoding single-stranded-DNA-specific exonuclease RecJ: MIRIEPRAVDAQCARRLANEGIHPALARIYAARGIRQSQELDDAVTGLIPPDRLLGTDEAAIMLADAIEAGSRMLIVADYDCDGATACAVGVRGLRAMGATVDYLVPNRFEYGYGLTPAIVELAAARQPELIITVDNGIASVDGVAAAQMLGIGVLVTDHHLPGDELPEADVIVNPNQPGCTFPSKALAGVGVMFYTLLALRAELRERGAFADGKGPNLADLLDLVALGTVADVVPLDRNNRILVSQGLARMRAGRMCAGVKALFAAAGREPSRASTFDMGFGLGPRLNAAGRLADMHLGIECLVSDDMAHALNIAQELDRLNRERRSIEGEMQEDALLSLESFTPGEHASICLFESDWHQGVIGIVAGRIKERFHRPTIAFAPGDDGQIKGSGRSIPGLHLRDALDLVSKQMPDLILKFGGHAMAAGLTIREEDFERFKATFDAVVTALIDPADLTRRIETDGALESGYMTLEMARQLEQSIWGQGFPAPVFDDVFTVENQRLLKDKHLKLALRKGNARFDAIFFNHAEPAPATVRAAYRLSINEYNGVSSVQLMLEHLEPA, encoded by the coding sequence ATGATCCGTATCGAGCCACGTGCGGTCGACGCCCAATGTGCGCGCCGTCTCGCCAACGAGGGCATCCACCCAGCGCTTGCCCGCATCTATGCCGCCCGGGGCATCCGCCAGTCACAAGAACTTGATGACGCGGTCACCGGCCTGATCCCGCCCGACCGACTGCTCGGCACCGACGAGGCTGCCATCATGCTGGCCGATGCCATCGAGGCCGGTTCGCGCATGCTGATCGTGGCCGACTACGATTGCGATGGCGCCACCGCGTGCGCTGTCGGTGTGCGGGGCCTGCGCGCCATGGGCGCCACCGTCGATTACCTCGTGCCGAATCGTTTCGAATACGGCTATGGCCTGACCCCGGCTATCGTCGAACTGGCGGCCGCCCGCCAGCCGGAGCTCATCATCACCGTCGACAACGGGATCGCCAGCGTCGACGGTGTTGCCGCAGCGCAGATGCTCGGCATCGGTGTGCTGGTCACCGACCACCACCTGCCCGGTGACGAGTTGCCCGAAGCAGACGTGATCGTCAATCCCAACCAGCCAGGCTGCACCTTCCCGAGCAAGGCACTCGCGGGCGTCGGCGTCATGTTCTACACGCTGCTCGCCCTGCGCGCCGAACTGCGCGAACGTGGCGCCTTCGCCGATGGCAAGGGCCCGAATCTGGCGGATCTGCTGGATCTGGTCGCACTGGGCACGGTCGCCGACGTGGTGCCCCTCGATCGCAACAACCGCATCCTCGTCTCCCAGGGGCTTGCGCGCATGCGGGCCGGACGCATGTGTGCCGGCGTCAAGGCGCTGTTCGCCGCTGCCGGTCGCGAGCCGTCGCGTGCCAGCACCTTCGATATGGGTTTCGGGTTGGGGCCACGTCTCAATGCCGCCGGCCGACTGGCCGACATGCATCTGGGCATCGAATGCCTGGTGTCGGACGACATGGCCCATGCGCTCAATATTGCCCAGGAGCTCGATCGCCTCAACCGGGAACGGCGCTCGATCGAAGGCGAGATGCAGGAAGATGCCCTGCTCAGCCTCGAGTCGTTCACCCCCGGCGAACACGCCAGCATCTGCCTGTTCGAAAGCGACTGGCACCAGGGGGTGATCGGTATCGTCGCCGGTCGCATCAAGGAGCGCTTCCACCGCCCCACCATCGCATTCGCGCCCGGTGACGATGGCCAGATCAAGGGTTCGGGACGGTCGATCCCCGGCCTGCATCTGCGCGACGCACTCGATCTGGTCAGCAAGCAGATGCCCGATCTGATTCTCAAGTTCGGTGGCCATGCCATGGCCGCCGGCCTGACCATTCGCGAAGAAGACTTCGAGCGTTTCAAGGCGACCTTCGACGCGGTGGTCACCGCGCTGATCGATCCGGCAGATCTGACGCGCCGGATCGAAACCGACGGCGCGCTTGAGTCCGGCTACATGACGCTCGAGATGGCCCGCCAGCTGGAGCAGTCCATCTGGGGACAGGGTTTCCCGGCGCCCGTCTTTGACGATGTCTTCACCGTTGAAAACCAGCGTCTGCTCAAGGACAAGCACCTCAAGCTGGCACTGCGCAAAGGCAACGCCCGCTTCGATGCCATCTTCTTCAACCATGCCGAGCCCGCGCCCGCGACCGTACGCGCTGCGTATCGCCTGTCGATCAACGAATACAACGGCGTGTCGTCCGTCCAGCTGATGCTCGAACATCTGGAGCCTGCATGA
- the pstS gene encoding phosphate ABC transporter substrate-binding protein PstS has protein sequence MPRSLRFLLCLTCLISVPAIVFASDAPIRGAGSSAAKYVYQAWGQRFLAQTGIALEYEAVGSSEGIRRIIDRKVQFGASDVAPDQTVLDQQSLVLVPTVVTGAVPVVNLPDLTGVRLKLDGPTLAAIFSGDIVRWDAPGIAALNTDIQLPALPIHPVARADGSGTTHNFTDYLSKVSPQWRDAFGTGKQILWAEGVATAKGSGGVVSALQRTPGGITYVDHSYVLKHDLTPVTMRNKDGRFVAPATETFRSALMNSPWQTAGDFSQTLTDMPGAESWPITMGTFVLLPRTIGEHEAGRDIVRFFLWAFMNGDALAAEADFVRLPDPVQAKAYKALASIRDGAGNVLAYDALAK, from the coding sequence ATGCCCAGATCTCTCCGTTTCCTGCTTTGTCTGACCTGTCTGATTTCAGTCCCTGCGATCGTGTTCGCCTCGGACGCGCCGATCCGGGGCGCCGGATCTTCTGCAGCGAAATACGTTTATCAGGCCTGGGGCCAGCGCTTTCTGGCGCAGACCGGCATCGCCCTTGAATACGAGGCCGTGGGCTCCTCGGAAGGCATCCGTCGGATCATCGACCGCAAGGTGCAATTCGGTGCCAGCGATGTCGCGCCGGATCAGACCGTCCTCGATCAACAGTCGCTCGTGCTCGTGCCCACTGTGGTGACCGGCGCAGTGCCGGTGGTGAATCTTCCCGATCTGACCGGCGTGCGCCTGAAGCTCGATGGCCCGACGCTCGCCGCCATCTTCAGTGGGGACATCGTTCGTTGGGATGCGCCGGGCATCGCAGCCCTGAATACGGACATCCAGCTGCCAGCCTTGCCGATTCACCCCGTCGCACGCGCCGATGGCTCCGGCACAACACATAACTTCACCGACTACCTGTCCAAGGTCAGTCCTCAGTGGCGCGACGCTTTCGGCACGGGGAAACAGATCCTCTGGGCCGAGGGCGTCGCCACTGCCAAGGGGAGCGGTGGCGTGGTGTCTGCGCTCCAGCGCACACCGGGTGGCATCACCTACGTGGACCACAGTTACGTGCTCAAGCATGATCTGACGCCCGTCACCATGCGCAACAAGGACGGTCGTTTCGTCGCCCCGGCAACCGAGACGTTTCGCAGTGCGCTGATGAACAGCCCCTGGCAGACCGCCGGCGATTTCAGCCAGACCCTCACCGACATGCCGGGCGCCGAGAGCTGGCCGATCACCATGGGTACCTTTGTGCTGTTGCCGCGCACGATCGGCGAGCATGAAGCCGGGCGCGACATCGTGCGTTTCTTCCTGTGGGCGTTCATGAACGGGGATGCGCTGGCAGCCGAAGCCGACTTTGTGCGTCTGCCCGATCCAGTACAGGCCAAGGCGTACAAGGCCTTGGCTTCGATCCGTGACGGGGCAGGTAACGTGCTCGCCTACGACGCCCTCGCCAAATAG
- a CDS encoding AAA family ATPase, which produces MFHIKQIELVHWDYWRRFTLPLDAQIITIVGPNGSGKTTLLDALRTLFALRCSGKRDFRRYVRRADRSFAWIRATVDNQPGATGRRPFFPCMDDVVTLACRIRKGSGEWTRDYTIVDGDMPIEALEQDNDWIGLRDYQSRLAAGGLTPAISKVLALEQGDTDKLCEYSPKALLELVFDVFGDKEVLDNYDIAREEQQNAERELESLGVDLDRLRAQAEAKRLEADRFLEWKQLNDEVSALDSEIIPRLEAHELRRDISAERTQLRSMDGERRDRQRGLAEARSRITQVEAERAHEESARNRARSRFLDVEKAHLEAHDRVRDIERVLAERDRLRELLAREDGADAVKLEAEHEQAEAALSALRAQERELIARFETAKDALVTARERRGAPTDPEVRAFRELLTREGIAHRALSEIIEVTDVKWQAAIEAVLRPYRFVILLENPGDRHQAWALGERERFRHFVVADCEPPPPAERGSLAEVVRFADDAPRWLPDVLNRIQRVEDAAEGSALSRDAEWITRDGYHRERRGARHLGRPREFHFGELARQVRIEQLEAEVAELDKALSPIRPQMDALREQLNGLRSQLLGLSAAPQLAARAEAFADAENALPGAKRALTEAIEARTNLQGELDAVGERLSGIQIELERRQRELTTHEQRINELSADHAPRRQAQANRIVRYRRLRRGMPLAWKRGEGIEALSERYGDARGARAEAERLRQRLEHGEWVVDATVLTLRDRLLDDLDQRERDYLTRQGYCATARRHSDEARAAYIAKLRATVRQYGKNLKALGELAHVGVDCPAPILDNDDASLSRAGLEVRFDFDRKGAVGLNDGEASGGQQVMKSLILLIALLMDEARPGGFVFIDEPFAHLDVANIDRVGTFLRATRAQYLITTPVTHNANVFAPAQLTLVTRKKPPATDWAPPIGVLQRQID; this is translated from the coding sequence ATGTTTCACATCAAACAGATTGAACTGGTCCACTGGGACTACTGGCGCCGTTTCACCCTGCCGCTGGACGCCCAGATCATCACGATCGTGGGCCCCAACGGTTCGGGCAAGACCACCCTGCTCGATGCGCTGCGAACGCTCTTTGCCCTGCGCTGTTCCGGCAAGCGCGATTTCCGCCGCTATGTGCGCCGCGCCGACCGCAGCTTTGCCTGGATTCGTGCCACTGTCGACAACCAGCCCGGCGCCACCGGCCGACGACCGTTCTTTCCGTGCATGGACGACGTGGTCACCCTCGCCTGCCGCATTCGCAAGGGCAGCGGGGAATGGACCCGTGACTACACCATCGTCGATGGCGACATGCCCATCGAAGCGCTTGAGCAGGACAATGACTGGATCGGCCTGCGCGACTATCAGAGCCGGCTGGCCGCTGGCGGACTCACGCCCGCGATCTCCAAAGTGCTGGCGCTGGAGCAAGGCGACACCGACAAGCTGTGCGAGTACTCCCCAAAGGCGCTGCTCGAACTGGTCTTCGATGTGTTCGGCGACAAGGAAGTGCTGGACAACTACGACATCGCCCGCGAAGAGCAGCAGAACGCCGAGCGCGAACTCGAAAGCCTCGGGGTCGATCTCGACCGCCTGCGCGCCCAGGCCGAGGCCAAACGGCTTGAGGCCGATCGTTTTCTGGAGTGGAAACAGCTCAACGACGAAGTCTCTGCACTCGATAGCGAGATCATTCCGCGCCTTGAAGCGCACGAGCTACGTCGCGACATCAGCGCCGAGCGCACACAACTTCGCAGCATGGACGGCGAACGCCGCGACCGCCAGCGCGGTTTGGCCGAGGCCAGAAGCCGGATCACCCAGGTCGAAGCGGAACGCGCCCATGAAGAATCCGCGCGCAACCGCGCCCGGAGTCGGTTTCTCGATGTCGAAAAGGCGCATCTGGAAGCCCACGACCGGGTCCGCGACATCGAGCGCGTGCTTGCCGAGCGCGATCGCCTGCGCGAGTTGCTGGCCCGTGAAGACGGCGCCGACGCTGTCAAGCTCGAGGCCGAGCACGAGCAGGCCGAAGCGGCACTGTCCGCCCTGCGCGCTCAGGAACGCGAGCTGATCGCCCGGTTCGAAACGGCCAAGGATGCCCTGGTCACCGCGCGCGAGCGTCGCGGCGCACCCACGGACCCGGAAGTGCGCGCGTTTCGCGAGCTGCTGACGCGTGAGGGCATTGCCCACCGCGCCCTGTCGGAAATCATCGAAGTGACCGACGTGAAATGGCAGGCCGCCATCGAGGCGGTCCTGCGCCCCTATCGTTTCGTGATCCTGCTCGAAAACCCGGGCGACCGGCATCAGGCCTGGGCCCTGGGCGAGCGCGAGCGCTTCCGCCACTTCGTTGTGGCCGACTGCGAACCGCCACCGCCGGCAGAGCGTGGCTCGCTGGCTGAAGTGGTGCGCTTTGCCGATGATGCACCACGCTGGTTGCCCGATGTCCTCAACCGCATCCAGCGGGTCGAAGACGCCGCCGAAGGCAGCGCCCTCTCTCGTGACGCCGAATGGATCACCCGCGACGGCTATCATCGGGAGCGTCGCGGTGCCCGTCACCTGGGCCGACCGCGCGAATTCCATTTCGGCGAGCTGGCCCGACAGGTGCGCATCGAGCAACTCGAAGCCGAAGTGGCCGAACTGGACAAGGCGCTCTCGCCCATCCGCCCGCAGATGGATGCCCTGCGCGAACAGCTCAACGGCTTGCGCAGTCAGTTGCTCGGCCTGAGTGCCGCACCACAGCTCGCGGCGCGGGCTGAAGCTTTCGCCGATGCCGAGAATGCCCTGCCCGGCGCCAAACGCGCGTTGACCGAGGCCATCGAGGCGCGCACGAATCTTCAGGGCGAACTCGATGCCGTCGGCGAGCGCCTGAGCGGCATCCAGATCGAACTGGAGCGCCGTCAGCGCGAACTGACCACCCATGAACAGCGCATCAACGAGTTGTCCGCCGACCACGCACCCCGCCGTCAGGCCCAGGCCAATCGCATCGTCCGTTACCGTCGTCTGCGACGTGGCATGCCGCTGGCCTGGAAGCGAGGTGAAGGCATCGAAGCGCTCAGCGAACGGTACGGTGACGCCCGTGGCGCTCGTGCCGAGGCCGAGCGACTGCGCCAGCGGCTGGAGCACGGAGAATGGGTCGTCGATGCGACGGTGCTGACCCTGCGCGACCGCCTGCTCGACGATCTCGATCAGCGCGAACGCGACTACCTGACGCGTCAGGGCTACTGCGCCACCGCGCGCCGCCATTCTGACGAAGCCCGCGCTGCCTACATCGCCAAGCTGCGCGCCACCGTCCGTCAGTACGGCAAGAACCTCAAGGCCCTCGGCGAGCTGGCCCATGTCGGTGTCGATTGTCCGGCCCCCATTCTGGACAACGACGACGCCTCGCTATCACGCGCCGGTCTTGAGGTGCGCTTCGATTTCGACCGCAAGGGGGCCGTCGGCCTGAACGATGGAGAAGCCTCGGGCGGGCAGCAGGTGATGAAATCGCTCATCCTGCTCATTGCCCTGCTCATGGACGAAGCCCGTCCGGGGGGCTTCGTCTTCATCGACGAACCGTTCGCCCATCTGGATGTGGCCAACATCGACCGGGTCGGCACCTTCCTGCGCGCCACGCGTGCCCAGTACCTGATCACCACCCCGGTGACGCACAACGCCAACGTGTTCGCACCGGCGCAGCTCACGCTGGTGACGCGCAAGAAGCCGCCAGCCACCGACTGGGCACCGCCCATCGGGGTCTTGCAGCGTCAGATCGATTGA